In Flavobacterium sp. 83, the genomic window CAAGAGTTTTAGAAATTCATTCTTCAACTAATTAATAATAAGATGGTTTTAGGGAACGATTGGTTTGTGTCTTTTTCTAAAAGGAAAAATGGAGGAACGGGTCGCACTGAACATTTTATGCCAAGTGGGAACAGATTTTACATAAGGTGAAGCAAAGTGATAGAAAAATACTAAGCCAAAAAGCACCAGTATTCCCAAAACAGTGATCCAACCAAACAGTTCTTTTGCCGATAGCAATAAGGCTTCGTTTCGGACTCTTAAAAATAAAACTTTTGATGCCATTCGCGCTGCTTGTCCACTATCCAAACCATTTTTGATGTAACTCTCAGAAAGTTTTTTTAAAAAAGGAGCTGTTGTTGAAACATCCATTCGGGAAGCCATTTTCTGCAAATAATCTTGGGAAAGTTGGTACGTTCTGTTGCTAATCCAAGAACCCATAATGACATTGCCGAGAGCATTTCGGAATAGCGCCATATAACTTAACATTTGGGCAAAGATTGTCAATGGAACGCCAATAGTCATATATTTTCCGGCTGCAGCAAACAGAATGATATTTCCAAAACCTTTAAGTGCATAAGGCAAATACAATTGATGCTCTCCAGCATTATAGCCGAAGGAGAAATATAAAAGAGCGTGATGTAGTGTTAAAGCCAAAAAGCTGATCGCAAAAAGATAACGGAAGGAATAATTCAGATAAGTAAACCAATAATAACAAAATAGTCCACCTGCAAGTATTCCTGTGGTAATCCACCAGTTAAGGGCAGCTACGTGGAGGTCGTCCAAATGCATAACCGAACTGGTTATGGGAGAAAGGACATTTCCAGTAGTATTCAGAAAAATTTGTCCCAACAAAACCAATACAATAGCTGCCGAGACATTGGTCAACCGAAAAACTGCAGGTGAAATCAACGGGCGTTTTAATGTCATAGTTCTGAAAAGAAGAAGAATCCCCCATAAAACGGAAATCATTGTACACAAAATTATTTTTGTTGATGAAAACCAATCCAGTAATTGTCCGTAAACAAACAAATAACTTATTGCAAACAAGAAGATTGTCCAATGAAGAATTCCCCACCAATCGATGCCGTAAAGCGGTATTTTTTTTCCAAGTCTAAAGGGACGAAGCAGTACCATTATCAGTGCCAATTGCAGGCTAAGCAAAGCCATTTCGAAAACGTAAATATGTTGCCAATTCGAGGAATCGGAAAGGGAAATCGCGAAAATGCCTGAAATTTGGTTGCAAAGTAAAATAATCGCCATTGCAACTGTATAAAAAATTCCATAGTCCTTTTTGGGCGTAATGATAAGCTGTATCGAGACTAATGCTTCGAAAGTACCAATCATCTTAAATGTGCCAATAAAAAATGCACAAAAAAGTAATGACGGCATAGTTTCGACCATCATACTCAACCACATTAGCACTAGGAGTCCTCCCGAACAAATTCCCAAAATTTGCTGGGAAGTAAAGCGGAACTTAATTCGGAACAAAATCGGAAATACGATGGCCACGCCAATGGAACTCACTGTACTTAGAAAACTGATGTCTTCTACATAAAACTGTCGAGCTCCCACAATATCGCCCATCAAGCTCACATAAGTCACATTGGCAAACTGGAAAATTACCGCAAAAAGCAAAAACAAGACTACTCGGACTGAATAGGGAACAAAGTCCCTAAAGCACGATAATTGTACATATAGTTTCATATGTTGCTATTTATTATTTTTTATCGGTCATATGTAATTCGCATATCATCATTTGTGTTTGCGACCAATTTTCGGTTATGCTCATTTCATATTTAATTAAAATAAACCACGGCATTCATTCCGGACTTTACGTCAGGCAAGAAGGATTGGTCTTCGGGATTTAAAAAGTCGATTCGGACCGGGACACGCTGTTGGATTTTTACAAAATTCCCAGTCGAATTATCGGTAGGTACCATTGAAAATGCAGAACCGGTAGCACCTGCCACAGACGAAATCGTGCCCACAAAATCGTGATCGGCAAAGGCATCAATTCGGACTTTTACCTTCTGTCCAATTTTGACTGACCTCAATTGTTTTTCCTGCACATTTACCGTCAACCATTTTTCCTGATCATTCACCACCGACGCCAATTGCTGTCCTGCTTGTACTAATTGTCCTGCAGAAAGATTTTTTCTACCAATATATCCATCACAAGGTGACAAGATTACCGTGTAAGACACATTGAGTTTTGCGATTTGTAATTGCGCTTCAGCACGTTTTATGGCTGCTTCGTTCACACCCAATTTGGCTCCTGTTTCTTTTACGGAGAGGCGATTGCCGTTTTCCGTACTTGTTAAAGCTACTAACTTTGCCTTTAATGCCTCATATTCGGTTTTAGCCTTGTCGTATTGTTGCTCGGTTACGGATTCTTGTTCCAGCAGAATTTTATAACGCTTGTAATCTTGCTCGGCATTCAGGAGTCTTGCTCGCGCTTCTTGAATATTGGAAGCCGTAATATTGACGGTATTTTCGACCGTATTGACAGCAGTTGAGGTCACAAATCTTCCAGCCTGCGCATCAAGGAGATTGGCTTCCGCCAAATGTTGTTGGACGATATAATCCGTATTGTCGATGATAACAAGGGTGTCTCCTTTTTTTACTTTTTGGAATTCAACAAAATTAATTTTCTGGAGATAACCTCCCACGCGGGCATTGACGGGTAACAACAATTGCTGAACTTGAGCGTCATCGCTCATTGTGGCCGAATTGAAGGAATACAAATATCCGATTCCAAACACTAAAACTACTACTGCCGCCAAACCAGTGAGCCATTTTAGAGATGTGTTTTTATTTTTTTTTACTTGTGTCATAGTGTTATTTTAATAGCCCTGCTGTTTTTTTGAGTTCAAGGTATCGCATTACAATCTTGGAGCGGGCCGCTACCATTTGCAATTCTGCGGTTAGTTTCTGATTACTTGCATCCGTTAGATCGGTGATAAGGGCCACTTGTTGGTAATAACTGTTGGTTATGCGTCGGTAATTTTCGGTAGCCAATTCCGTTTTCTTCTCTTCCGAAGCTAAGGCCTGTTGGGCTTCCACATAAAGGGTATGAGCGGTGAACAAGGATTTGCGAAGTTCCTCTTTGGCCAGTTCCTCTTTTTCGTGAGCATATTCGAGATGGTTATCCGCTTGGTGTACCTTTTCTTTGTTTTTGTACAACTCGTCCAAGGAATAATTCAATCTGATGCCGGTACTCAGGATATTGGAATAAATATCTTTTGCAGGAATGTCATACACATAAGGACGCGACAAACCATTTTCTAAATACAATGACAACCTAGGCAGAATATTGCTTTTGGTTTGCTGTTTTTCTTTTTTAAAGATGTCACCTTCAATAGCTTTTATTTGCAAGTCCGGTGCGTCTTGCAAAGCCTTTTGTTGCCAGATATCCAAAGCAATAGTGGGTTCTTCAATAAAGGAAATATTGGTAGGAACTATTTGGGAATGCTGGGGGAGATTCAGGGTTTCGACCAATACATTGTTAAGGATGCTGATTCCGTTTTTTACCCGAAGTAATTGCAGTTTCATTTCTTCGACAAGGAGTTCATTCCTAATCTGGTCACTTTTTAGAGCTATACCCGCTTTAAGTTGATTTTTTATTTTTTGGAGTACACTTTCGGCTTGGATAATGTTTTTTTCATAAACTTTTCGTTGCAGTCGAAGCGTGTACAAGTCTAAAAGATAGCCCGACAGTAACAGTTTTAAACCTTGTGCATCCTTTTCTGTTTGTAATGAACTGATTTTTTGCTGTAGCGCAGAAATATCTATTTCACGGTTAATCTTACCGCCGTTATATACTATATAATTGGCTTCAATTCGATAGCTGTTTGAAAAATGTGGCATTGGATAAAAGCCATCGTCCATTAGCTTTAACCCAATGACACCAACATTGGAAAGATAACCCGCAGCTATGGAAAGAGTGGCATCAGGAAGTCTTTTGTTTCTGAGAATCTCGGTCTGTGATTTCGAAATATCTTCTGAGATGGCATCCAGTTTTAATGCTCTGCTATTGCTTGCCACAAGTTGAGACAACTTGGAAAAATCGAGGTACAAACTATCCTGAGAATATCCTTTAATGGTCGAAAATAGAATAAATCCTAAAAAGCAAAGCCTTACTATATAATTTTTCATCTGTTTTTAAATCAGATGCAAATTTCCTCCAATTTTTAAGGTGCATCCATAGGTAAAAGATGGAATATATATCTAAAAGAAAGATTTGCTGAAACAGCAAAAAATTACTGCTTACCTTTAATAAGCAAGCCTGCAGTTTGGTTTCGGTACGCGCTTGGAGTAACTGTAGTGTATTTTTTAAAGAAACGGCTAAAATGAAACGGATTCGAAAAGTGTAATTCGTCGGCTATTTGCTGAATGCTGAGGTTGTGACGATCAAGAAGTACTTTAGCTTCAAGAATTACCATTTGTATGATATAACTCCGCGCTGTTCTTCCTGTTTTTTCCTTAAGAAGTTGCGAAAGATATTTATCGTGAATGCCCAACGCTGAGGCATAAAAGGAAACTTCTCGCTCAATAGTATGGTGTTTTGTAAGCGAATCAAAAAAGCGTTGAACGATATGGCTGCTTTCGTGTATAGGAAACTCTAGGCCATCAAAACGAAGATTAACTTCCTTTATAGTGGATTGAAAGATGGGCAAATAGATGTTTTCATTCTTTTTCTTTGGAACATCATTTCGCTCCAAAAGAAGGCGAATCAAATTCAGTTGAGAAGTGAGAATCTCAAATTCATTTAAAGAAAGCGCAAGTTGAGAGTGAGCTGCATTGTCGCCCAAATAAAAACGAGGATAATATTTGGCGTGAAGTCCTGCGTGTAACAAGAAATCGGCTGTAAATAAAAGCGAGATGAATTCGGTTTCATCTTGCTCTAATTCAAAAATACGAATGGCCGATGGCGGGATAATCAACAAATCCTTTTCTAAAAGTACAAAACGATTGACATCAACGGAAACCGAAAGTTGGCCTTTCTTCACTAAAAGAATAGAAAAATGGATGGACCGAAACGGCCTATTGTATATGGATTTGGAAACATCCAACCTTGAATCGAAAACCGTAAGTCCAGCAGTATTATTGTCGGCAGTTGCGTCTAATAAATGCCTGATTTCTATCTGATCGGGTGTAAAGGTCGCTTTAGCCATAGCTAGAATTGGATTACGATTTTGGGCTAACTTGCTTGTTGCGCAATCGACTCAAAAACTCGGGTGTTATTCCTAAAAACGATGCTATTTGAGTTTGTGGTAAGCGATTAGCGAGGTGCGAATAGTTTTCAATAAAGGACAAATACCGGTCTTCGGCGGTGGAACTAATGTTTTGCAACATTCTTTTTTGAAGCGAAACATAGCTGTTTTCAATCAGTACCCTGAAAATTTTATCAAATTTGGGAGCTTGTTTATAAATGGTAATCAGGTCTTCATAACTGATTTGCAATACTATGGTGTCTTCCAAGGCATCAATACTCATTTCGGATGGTTTTCTGCTGTGAAAACTTCCAATTTCACTTATCCACCAATTTTCGACAGCAAAATGAATGATATGTGTGTTGCCTTTGTCATCTACTTTGTACAATCGCAAACAACCCCGAACCACAAAATTAAAATGATTGCACACATCGCCTTCCTGCAAAACATATTGTCGTTTTCTGTAAAGTCTCGATTTAAAAAAACTGGAAACCAATTCTTTTTCCACAGTATTTAGTGGAATTAACTTTTGAAAGTAATCCAACAAGGGTTGCAATTGTATTTGTATCAATTCGTCTTTGTTCATCTCTTTTCGGATTAGTGTTAGCAAACCACCATTGGTTAGGAATTTCTTTTGTTGGAAAATTTAAGCAAGAAGTCCAGCCTAAAAGCTAAGCTAAATTAATAAAAAAAAGGCTGAAGTTTAACCATTGTTTTCCTAATATTGCAAAAGCCAAAAAATAAAAAAAATACAAAAGGAAGCTGCAGATAGCTTAATAAGAAAATTAAATTTACTAAATACTATCTTATTATGTTAATTAATATAAATGATAAAAATCTTCATTTTGAATATAAAAACGATCTAAAAAATGGTCCTACAATTGTTTTTTTGCACGATTCTTTAGGGTGCGTTACCTTATGGAGAGATTTGCCCAAAAAACTGGCAGAGGCTGTAAAATGCAATGTTCTGGTCTATGACAGGTTAGGGTACGGGAAATCCAATCCGATGCCAACACATAAACGACCTTTAAATTACCTTGAACTAGAAGCTGATTTCTTAGACAAATTATTGATTCAACTCGACGTGAAAGACGCTATCCTTTTTGGACATAGTGACGGTGGTTCCATTGCATTGATTACAGCTGCGAAGTATCCAGACAGAATTAAGGCTATAATTTGTGAATCCGCACATATTTTTGTGGAAGAGGTGACACTTAAAGGAATTTATAAGGCAATGGAAAGTTACAGAATGACTAATTTAGCGGAACGTTTGGCAAAATATCATGGAGATAAAGTAGATAGTATCTTTAAGGCTTGGACAGAGACCTGGACAAGCAATGATTTTAAAGACTGGAACATTGAATACCTATTGAAAGATATCACTTGTCCTTTGCTTTTTATCCAGGGAGACGCGGATGAGTACGGGACATTGGAACAAGTTAACAGAACGATCAATCTTGTACGCGGAAAAACTAAAAAACTTATCATTCCAAATATTGGTCATACCCCACACAAAGAAGCACCCGAAACAACTTTTGAGGCAGCCAAAGATTTTATAATTAAACTGAAATAGATAAGACGCTTCATCTAAAATAAAACCGTTCTAGAATAGCCACTATTGACCAAATATACTATTGAACAATATTTGAGGTGCATGTATGAGTCTCTCTAATTCTTTGGGTTTCTAATACTGCATAAAGACAAAGAAAACTTCTCAAAAAAAATACCCGCTTTATCGTAAAGTGGGTATTTTTTTAGTATGTGTCAGGATACTGCAAGTTATTAATGAGTACTATTTGTTTTTAACCAAAGATTTACGTCGTCAAACATTTGTTTATTGATAGTATGACCTTCATCGTATTGATGGAATTCGGGTTTTATACCCTTTGTTTGAAGATACGATACGGCATCAGTTGCAAAAGGAAAATGAAGTACCGCATCTTGTCGGCCATGGGAAACGAAAACTTTAAGTTTTTCAAGACGTTTTTCATCCGCAATAAGAGGTTTAACTTCTGGAAGCAGCCTGCTGCTCATTACGGCGATTCCTTTTATTTTTTCAGGTGCAGTTAGAGCCACGCTGTAACTCATTATACCTCCCTGACTGAATCCCATTAAATAAACTTGCTTATCATCAAAATCAAGTTCGTTTTTCAGACTTTCAATAAAATCAAGAATAGTTACTCTGGCAGCTTCGGCCTGTTGCTCATTGATCTGAGGGTGTCCGCTGGTAAAATTTACCTGAAACCAGGCAAAACTTGCCGGTCCCAGAGTAAGTGGTCCACGTGCTGATACTACTAAAAAATTGTCTGGCAGGTCATTGGCAAAAGAAAAAAGATTTTGCTCATTTCCACCTACACCGTGTAATAGTAATAGTAAAGGTGGATTTGTTATTTTTATTTTGGGCTGTCTTACAAGGTAATGCAGTGTTGTTTTTTCTGTGCTGGAATTCATAATGGTAAAACTAAAGATTGAAATTAAAATTAGGATGCTAAAGCAAATCCCAAAATGTTTTTTTATTATCATGCCTTATCTATTTTTATAGAAAGCATATTAAGGGATCCGGCTACTATGGCGTCATTAAAGACAGTAGCCTTTTCGTCTTTTTCCCTCAGAGCGAGAGTATAAAGCATAGGAATATAGTGTTCAGGAGTTGGCACGGCGAGCTGGAACTCACGTCCCTGTTTATCAAAATTGATAAGAGATTGGTGATCATTCTCAAGAATCATTTTTTTTATTTTTTCATTAGCAATATGAGCCCACTCGAAAGCATATCCGGGTAGCATCATTTTATCCCATGCGGCCAATTGTAAATTGTGTACCGTGTTACCGCTTCCAACAATTAGAACACCTTTGCGTCTTAATGCTGCCAGCTCTTTTCCCAATTCATAATGATAAGAAGCAGGTTTGGTATAGTCAATGCTCATTTCGACAATAGGAATTTCGGCATTGGGGTACAGGAATTTTAAAACGGTCCAACAGCCATGATCTAGGCCCCATTCATTACTTAACCCGATAGCGGTTGAAGTGATCAGTTTTT contains:
- a CDS encoding HlyD family secretion protein; the encoded protein is MTQVKKNKNTSLKWLTGLAAVVVLVFGIGYLYSFNSATMSDDAQVQQLLLPVNARVGGYLQKINFVEFQKVKKGDTLVIIDNTDYIVQQHLAEANLLDAQAGRFVTSTAVNTVENTVNITASNIQEARARLLNAEQDYKRYKILLEQESVTEQQYDKAKTEYEALKAKLVALTSTENGNRLSVKETGAKLGVNEAAIKRAEAQLQIAKLNVSYTVILSPCDGYIGRKNLSAGQLVQAGQQLASVVNDQEKWLTVNVQEKQLRSVKIGQKVKVRIDAFADHDFVGTISSVAGATGSAFSMVPTDNSTGNFVKIQQRVPVRIDFLNPEDQSFLPDVKSGMNAVVYFN
- a CDS encoding TolC family protein, with amino-acid sequence MKNYIVRLCFLGFILFSTIKGYSQDSLYLDFSKLSQLVASNSRALKLDAISEDISKSQTEILRNKRLPDATLSIAAGYLSNVGVIGLKLMDDGFYPMPHFSNSYRIEANYIVYNGGKINREIDISALQQKISSLQTEKDAQGLKLLLSGYLLDLYTLRLQRKVYEKNIIQAESVLQKIKNQLKAGIALKSDQIRNELLVEEMKLQLLRVKNGISILNNVLVETLNLPQHSQIVPTNISFIEEPTIALDIWQQKALQDAPDLQIKAIEGDIFKKEKQQTKSNILPRLSLYLENGLSRPYVYDIPAKDIYSNILSTGIRLNYSLDELYKNKEKVHQADNHLEYAHEKEELAKEELRKSLFTAHTLYVEAQQALASEEKKTELATENYRRITNSYYQQVALITDLTDASNQKLTAELQMVAARSKIVMRYLELKKTAGLLK
- a CDS encoding Crp/Fnr family transcriptional regulator, which encodes MNKDELIQIQLQPLLDYFQKLIPLNTVEKELVSSFFKSRLYRKRQYVLQEGDVCNHFNFVVRGCLRLYKVDDKGNTHIIHFAVENWWISEIGSFHSRKPSEMSIDALEDTIVLQISYEDLITIYKQAPKFDKIFRVLIENSYVSLQKRMLQNISSTAEDRYLSFIENYSHLANRLPQTQIASFLGITPEFLSRLRNKQVSPKS
- a CDS encoding alpha/beta fold hydrolase, producing MLININDKNLHFEYKNDLKNGPTIVFLHDSLGCVTLWRDLPKKLAEAVKCNVLVYDRLGYGKSNPMPTHKRPLNYLELEADFLDKLLIQLDVKDAILFGHSDGGSIALITAAKYPDRIKAIICESAHIFVEEVTLKGIYKAMESYRMTNLAERLAKYHGDKVDSIFKAWTETWTSNDFKDWNIEYLLKDITCPLLFIQGDADEYGTLEQVNRTINLVRGKTKKLIIPNIGHTPHKEAPETTFEAAKDFIIKLK
- a CDS encoding alpha/beta hydrolase is translated as MIIKKHFGICFSILILISIFSFTIMNSSTEKTTLHYLVRQPKIKITNPPLLLLLHGVGGNEQNLFSFANDLPDNFLVVSARGPLTLGPASFAWFQVNFTSGHPQINEQQAEAARVTILDFIESLKNELDFDDKQVYLMGFSQGGIMSYSVALTAPEKIKGIAVMSSRLLPEVKPLIADEKRLEKLKVFVSHGRQDAVLHFPFATDAVSYLQTKGIKPEFHQYDEGHTINKQMFDDVNLWLKTNSTH
- a CDS encoding helix-turn-helix transcriptional regulator is translated as MAKATFTPDQIEIRHLLDATADNNTAGLTVFDSRLDVSKSIYNRPFRSIHFSILLVKKGQLSVSVDVNRFVLLEKDLLIIPPSAIRIFELEQDETEFISLLFTADFLLHAGLHAKYYPRFYLGDNAAHSQLALSLNEFEILTSQLNLIRLLLERNDVPKKKNENIYLPIFQSTIKEVNLRFDGLEFPIHESSHIVQRFFDSLTKHHTIEREVSFYASALGIHDKYLSQLLKEKTGRTARSYIIQMVILEAKVLLDRHNLSIQQIADELHFSNPFHFSRFFKKYTTVTPSAYRNQTAGLLIKGKQ
- the ygiD gene encoding 4,5-DOPA dioxygenase extradiol → MDRKDFLKTMAILPLGAAAMQLNSLKTATDAFGPTERMPVLFLGHGNPMNALADNSFTQGFQQMAKTLPKPRAILCISAHWETKGTFVTAMQKPETIHDFGGFPQALFDVQYPAPGSPELALETQKLITSTAIGLSNEWGLDHGCWTVLKFLYPNAEIPIVEMSIDYTKPASYHYELGKELAALRRKGVLIVGSGNTVHNLQLAAWDKMMLPGYAFEWAHIANEKIKKMILENDHQSLINFDKQGREFQLAVPTPEHYIPMLYTLALREKDEKATVFNDAIVAGSLNMLSIKIDKA